In Candidatus Poribacteria bacterium, the following are encoded in one genomic region:
- a CDS encoding type II toxin-antitoxin system HigB family toxin has protein sequence MEIIGRRKLDKFAQRHSTARSALQRWYTLMEEGTFESFVDLRETFPQADPVPIKAGENTTLTVFNIGRNVRLITFVEYTDQTVSIRRVLTHDEYDRGKWKR, from the coding sequence ATGGAGATCATTGGACGAAGAAAACTGGACAAATTTGCGCAGAGACATTCAACTGCCAGAAGTGCTCTTCAGCGATGGTATACATTGATGGAGGAAGGAACTTTTGAGTCTTTTGTAGATTTGCGTGAAACGTTTCCTCAAGCAGACCCGGTGCCAATAAAGGCAGGTGAAAACACAACTTTGACAGTCTTCAACATTGGTAGAAACGTACGTCTTATCACATTTGTTGAATATACAGATCAGACAGTTTCTATTAGGCGTGTGCTTACGCATGACGAGTATGATAGAGGTAAATGGAAGAGGTAA
- a CDS encoding ArsC family (seleno)protein, translating to MQEFLDTHNLQAENRTDARKERMDAAAVWDLMGSAEQIVVAKGKRVETFVPSDDTQAPILKAVLGRSGSLRAPTVQSGDVFFVGYNVALYENPPFV from the coding sequence GTGCAAGAGTTTCTTGACACACATAACTTACAAGCAGAAAACCGTACGGACGCTCGAAAAGAACGAATGGATGCTGCAGCAGTATGGGATTTGATGGGCAGTGCGGAGCAGATCGTTGTCGCGAAAGGGAAGCGCGTGGAAACTTTCGTGCCGTCTGATGACACACAAGCACCGATTCTGAAAGCCGTCCTGGGTCGTAGCGGTAGCCTGCGCGCACCGACAGTCCAGAGTGGAGATGTCTTTTTTGTCGGCTACAATGTAGCACTCTATGAGAACCCACCGTTTGTCTAA
- a CDS encoding NAD(P)-dependent oxidoreductase: MATIEKILITGASGYLAQFIIDRLHGAYELTLTDIVEPDQVPENTTFIKADVTNASEIEAACAAQDAVVHLVALVRGRSDKPASLFADVMVKGTWNVAEACIRQGVRKLVNISSISTCPPAPSAKLPYEVGDDFRFGPGDLYYALAKYLGERIGAAYHQAHGLDVIHVRPGVIAGDGQNPGPAAPDVVTDPWFVYVDPRDVAQCVARAIETETVKYGAYNAVAGRTDSRFSWQQAEDDLGYSPEHNWPDIPGGET; the protein is encoded by the coding sequence ATGGCAACCATTGAAAAGATTTTGATTACGGGTGCAAGCGGATATTTAGCGCAATTTATTATTGACCGGTTGCACGGCGCGTATGAGCTGACACTGACTGACATCGTTGAACCGGATCAAGTGCCTGAGAATACGACCTTTATCAAGGCGGATGTGACAAACGCTTCCGAAATCGAAGCAGCGTGTGCAGCGCAGGATGCGGTTGTGCATCTTGTTGCCTTGGTCCGAGGACGATCCGATAAACCCGCTTCGCTATTTGCTGATGTGATGGTGAAAGGCACATGGAATGTTGCTGAAGCCTGCATCCGACAAGGTGTACGGAAGCTTGTGAACATATCAAGTATATCGACGTGTCCGCCTGCGCCGAGTGCAAAACTGCCTTATGAGGTGGGTGACGATTTCCGGTTCGGACCGGGTGATCTCTACTATGCGCTCGCAAAGTACCTCGGTGAGCGGATCGGCGCAGCATACCATCAGGCACACGGATTAGATGTAATTCATGTCCGTCCAGGGGTTATCGCTGGCGATGGACAAAACCCCGGTCCAGCAGCCCCTGATGTTGTAACGGATCCTTGGTTCGTTTATGTGGATCCGCGAGATGTTGCGCAATGTGTCGCTCGCGCAATTGAGACAGAGACGGTAAAGTATGGGGCGTATAATGCTGTTGCTGGACGTACCGATTCCCGTTTTTCGTGGCAGCAGGCAGAAGACGATTTGGGGTATTCACCAGAACACAACTGGCCAGATATCCCCGGTGGCGAGACGTAA
- a CDS encoding Gfo/Idh/MocA family oxidoreductase — translation MNSQKPLAIGIIGAGNMGRNHQGTITRYGAGVVAVHDVRLEAARELATHADGALATTDLDAFFDVEMDGVVITTPPPIRFEPIQMACDRGISMMVEKPPALNMIEGRKCLEAIEKADVIAAVGFQLRYHPLYERLKALIAAETVHLVRTVCTVNYYLSFSMAPWFLQYEISGGPLPEQAVHVLDCARFVMGNPKPVQAHALAIKNMALERTEFDAENAIQMTYQLDNGVFGTHMNHCGTEGFTFEVEVVGPHLRLHAHMTDNTIRGYLNGETVNEPAVSENSLGLDKTEAWLRAIETGDRTLIRSPFADGVQTLALIDAAVQSRDTGRFIQVEEL, via the coding sequence ATGAACTCTCAAAAACCGTTAGCAATCGGTATCATCGGTGCTGGCAATATGGGTAGAAATCATCAGGGGACAATAACCCGTTACGGCGCGGGTGTCGTTGCTGTGCATGACGTGCGACTTGAGGCTGCGCGTGAACTCGCAACGCATGCTGACGGCGCACTTGCTACTACCGATTTAGATGCTTTTTTCGATGTAGAAATGGATGGGGTCGTGATCACAACACCACCCCCCATTCGCTTTGAACCTATCCAGATGGCGTGCGATCGTGGTATTTCTATGATGGTCGAAAAACCGCCTGCACTGAATATGATTGAAGGTAGAAAGTGTCTTGAAGCCATTGAGAAAGCGGATGTCATCGCCGCCGTGGGATTTCAACTCCGTTATCATCCGCTCTATGAGCGGTTAAAGGCGTTAATCGCCGCGGAGACGGTACACCTCGTCCGAACGGTCTGCACCGTCAATTATTACCTCAGTTTCAGTATGGCACCATGGTTCCTGCAGTATGAGATCAGCGGCGGCCCCTTGCCGGAACAAGCAGTGCATGTTTTGGATTGTGCGCGGTTTGTTATGGGGAACCCGAAACCCGTGCAGGCGCATGCATTGGCTATTAAAAATATGGCGTTGGAACGGACGGAATTCGATGCAGAAAACGCCATCCAGATGACCTATCAGTTGGACAATGGCGTTTTCGGAACGCACATGAACCACTGCGGTACCGAAGGATTTACTTTTGAGGTCGAAGTCGTCGGACCGCATTTGCGACTACACGCACACATGACAGATAATACTATTCGCGGGTACCTTAACGGTGAAACTGTTAATGAACCAGCGGTCTCCGAAAACAGTTTAGGCTTAGACAAAACCGAGGCGTGGCTGCGCGCCATTGAAACAGGCGACAGGACACTCATCCGCTCACCTTTTGCTGATGGCGTGCAGACACTCGCCTTAATTGATGCCGCGGTCCAGAGTCGCGACACCGGTAGATTTATCCAAGTGGAGGAACTCTAA